The Rhinopithecus roxellana isolate Shanxi Qingling chromosome 13, ASM756505v1, whole genome shotgun sequence genome contains a region encoding:
- the DEFB126 gene encoding beta-defensin 126 — MKSLLFTLAVFMLLAQLVSGNLYVKRCLNDIGICKKTCKPEEVRSENGWVMCGKHRACCVPADKRSAYPSFCVRAKTTRTSTVTATATTTTTTLMMTNALMSSMTTMAATPVSPTT; from the exons ATGAAGTCCCTACTGTTCACCCTTGCAGTTTTTATGCTCCTGGCCCAATTGGTCTCAG GTAATTTGTATGTGAAAAGGTGTCTAAACGACATTGGAATTTGTAAGAAGACGTGCAAACCTGAAGAGGTGCGTTCAGAAAATGGTTGGGTAATGTGCGGCAAACATAGGGCATGCTGTGTTCCAGCTGACAAACGTTCTGCTTATCCTTCTTTCTGTGTCCGTGCAAAGACTACGAGAACTTCAACggtaacagcaacagcaacaacaacaacaacaactttgaTGATGACTAATGCTTTGATGTCTTCGATGACTACGATGGCCGCTACCCCTGTTTCTCCCACTACTTGA